A genomic stretch from Limnobacter thiooxidans includes:
- a CDS encoding 3-hydroxyacyl-CoA dehydrogenase/enoyl-CoA hydratase family protein: MSNFIVRKVAVLGAGVMGAQIAAHCANAKVPVVLFDLPAKEGPKNGIVDKAILNLTKLKPAPFGAKDVAQYVQAANYEEHLELLQGCDLVIEAIAERMDWKHDLYKKVAPHINANAIFATNTSGLSIAKLSEGFDAELKSRFCGVHFFNPPRYMHLCELIPLSTTRQDILDNLETFLTTTLGKGTITAKDTPNFVANRVGVAGMLATMVEAQKYGIPFDIVDQLTGSKLGRAKSATFRTADVVGLDTMGHVIATMQNTLPNDPFAASYATPAVLKALVEKGALGQKTKGGFFKKEGKQIMVFDANTSSYVPSEGKADEAVLKILKNRNVAERMAALRASEHPQAKFLWAIFRDAFHYIAFHLNEIADTAREVDFSLRWGYGWTEGPFETWQAAGWKQVAEWVKADIDAGEALCDAPLPAWVFEGPVADNGGVYGTAGAFSPAANAFVPRKDLPVYQRQIFRAKVLGETTVTGHNGGTTIKENDAVRIWTAPGHDDVLVLSIKTKMHAIGPDVITGTHEAIALAEKSYKGLVLWSPDEPFSAGADLQAMLPAFMQGGGKAIEPMVAEFQKGTAALKYAQVPTVAAVTGLALGGGCEFAIHCAARVANLESYMGLVEVGVGLIPGGGGLKEIAVNAGLAAQKAGSSDVLAFLKDGFMTAATAKVGTSAMECRDLGFIKESDTIVFNSHELLYVAISRARAMFDSGYRPPHKIKGVPAAGKSGFATIKAQLVNMRDGGFISAYDFHLGCVIAEVVCGGEIETGSLVDEEWFLNLERKHFVKLLDNPKTQERIMGMLQTGKPVRN, translated from the coding sequence GTGTCCAATTTCATCGTTCGCAAAGTCGCCGTGCTTGGCGCTGGCGTGATGGGTGCACAAATTGCTGCCCACTGTGCCAATGCCAAAGTGCCCGTGGTGCTGTTTGACCTGCCCGCCAAGGAAGGCCCCAAGAACGGCATCGTCGACAAAGCCATTCTGAACCTCACCAAGCTAAAGCCCGCACCGTTTGGCGCGAAAGACGTTGCACAATATGTGCAGGCCGCCAACTACGAAGAGCATCTTGAATTGCTGCAGGGCTGCGACCTGGTGATTGAAGCGATTGCTGAACGCATGGACTGGAAACACGACCTGTACAAAAAGGTTGCTCCGCACATCAATGCCAATGCAATTTTTGCAACCAACACATCGGGCTTGTCAATTGCCAAGCTGAGCGAAGGGTTTGACGCTGAATTGAAAAGCCGCTTCTGTGGCGTTCACTTCTTCAACCCCCCCCGTTACATGCACCTGTGCGAACTCATTCCATTGAGCACCACACGTCAGGACATTCTGGACAACCTGGAAACTTTCCTGACCACCACCTTGGGCAAAGGCACCATCACCGCCAAGGACACGCCCAACTTCGTGGCCAACCGCGTGGGTGTTGCCGGCATGCTGGCCACCATGGTTGAAGCACAGAAATATGGCATTCCTTTCGACATCGTTGACCAGTTGACTGGCTCCAAGCTGGGCCGCGCCAAGTCCGCAACATTCCGCACCGCCGACGTGGTGGGTCTGGACACCATGGGCCACGTGATTGCAACCATGCAAAACACACTGCCCAACGACCCGTTCGCTGCCAGCTATGCAACACCTGCCGTGTTGAAAGCGCTGGTCGAAAAAGGCGCGCTGGGACAAAAAACCAAGGGTGGCTTCTTCAAGAAAGAAGGCAAGCAGATCATGGTGTTCGATGCGAATACCAGCAGCTATGTGCCATCCGAAGGCAAGGCCGATGAAGCCGTGCTGAAGATTCTGAAAAACCGCAATGTGGCTGAACGCATGGCCGCACTGCGTGCTTCCGAGCATCCCCAGGCGAAATTCCTGTGGGCGATTTTCCGTGATGCATTCCACTACATTGCATTCCACCTGAATGAAATTGCAGACACCGCGCGCGAAGTGGACTTCTCCCTGCGCTGGGGTTACGGCTGGACAGAAGGTCCATTCGAAACCTGGCAAGCCGCCGGCTGGAAGCAGGTTGCAGAATGGGTGAAGGCTGACATTGATGCGGGCGAAGCCCTGTGCGATGCACCTCTGCCTGCCTGGGTATTTGAAGGCCCCGTGGCTGACAACGGTGGTGTGTACGGCACAGCCGGCGCATTCAGCCCTGCTGCCAATGCGTTCGTTCCGCGCAAAGATTTGCCCGTGTACCAGCGCCAGATTTTCCGCGCCAAGGTACTGGGCGAAACAACCGTGACTGGCCACAACGGTGGCACCACGATCAAGGAAAACGATGCAGTTCGCATTTGGACTGCACCGGGTCATGATGATGTTTTGGTTTTGTCCATCAAGACCAAGATGCACGCCATTGGCCCCGATGTCATCACCGGCACGCACGAAGCCATTGCCCTGGCCGAGAAAAGCTACAAAGGCCTGGTACTGTGGAGCCCGGATGAACCCTTCTCCGCAGGTGCAGACCTGCAGGCCATGTTGCCTGCATTCATGCAAGGCGGTGGCAAGGCCATCGAACCCATGGTGGCAGAATTCCAGAAAGGCACTGCCGCACTGAAGTACGCACAGGTTCCAACCGTGGCTGCTGTAACTGGCCTGGCCTTGGGCGGTGGCTGTGAATTCGCAATTCATTGCGCCGCACGCGTAGCCAACCTTGAAAGCTACATGGGCCTGGTGGAAGTGGGCGTTGGCCTGATTCCTGGCGGCGGTGGCTTGAAAGAAATTGCTGTCAACGCAGGTTTGGCTGCACAGAAAGCGGGCTCATCCGATGTGCTAGCTTTCCTGAAAGACGGCTTCATGACCGCTGCAACCGCCAAGGTGGGCACATCGGCCATGGAATGTCGCGACCTGGGCTTCATCAAGGAATCCGACACCATTGTGTTCAACAGCCACGAGTTGTTGTACGTCGCCATTTCACGCGCACGCGCCATGTTCGACAGCGGCTATCGCCCACCTCACAAAATCAAGGGTGTGCCTGCCGCAGGCAAATCCGGTTTCGCCACCATCAAGGCGCAATTGGTCAACATGCGTGACGGTGGTTTCATTTCCGCATACGACTTCCACCTGGGCTGCGTGATCGCCGAAGTGGTGTGTGGTGGCGAAATTGAAACCGGCTCATTGGTGGATGAAGAGTGGTTCCTGAACCTGGAGCGCAAGCACTTCGTGAAGTTGCTCGACAACCCCAAGACACAAGAACGAATCATGGGCATGCTGCAAACCGGCAAGCCTGTACGTAACTAA
- a CDS encoding acyl-CoA dehydrogenase C-terminal domain-containing protein, protein MSQYTPPIRDMQFVLHEMLNAESTFKAIPAFEEIDADTMNQIMEEGGKFCAEVLQPLNAVGDTEGCTLNKADHSLKTPTGFKEAYQQFVEAGWASLSCDPTYGGQGLPVTVNQAFYEMMNSANQAWTMYPGLTHGAYDCLHEHGSQEQKDLYLPKLTSGEWTGTMCLTEPHCGTDLGMLRSKAEPQADGSYKITGAKIFISSGEHDMAENIIHLVLARLPDAPVGTKGISLFLVPKFVPNADGSLGARNPIFCGAIEHKMGIHGNATCQMNLDGATGWLIGQPHRGLAAMFVMMNAARLGVGMQSLGLTEIAYQNAVVYAKDRIQSRSLTGPKATDKPADPIIVHPDVRKMLLTTRAYAEGGRALCMWTALELDKELSHPDEAVRKEASEMVALATPIVKAFITDNAWEATSHCMQVYGGHGYIAEWGMEQYVRDSRINMIYEGTNTIQSLDLLGRKVLGDGGAKLMKFGKMVRALCEAEANNPAMKEFIEPLADLGDKVSKLTMEIGGKAMQNPDEVGAAAVDYLRVVGHLFYGYFFAKAAKIALEKQSGGDKFYTAKLHTARFYFQKMLPETAMLIRKARAGSSSLMEMEADLF, encoded by the coding sequence ATGAGCCAATACACGCCCCCAATTCGCGACATGCAGTTCGTATTGCACGAAATGTTGAACGCTGAATCCACTTTCAAAGCCATTCCAGCCTTTGAAGAAATTGACGCTGACACCATGAATCAGATCATGGAAGAAGGTGGCAAGTTCTGCGCGGAAGTGCTGCAACCACTGAACGCTGTAGGCGACACAGAAGGTTGTACCCTGAACAAGGCTGATCATTCCCTGAAAACGCCAACAGGTTTCAAAGAAGCCTATCAGCAGTTCGTGGAAGCCGGTTGGGCCTCCCTGAGCTGCGACCCCACCTACGGTGGTCAGGGTCTGCCAGTGACAGTGAATCAAGCCTTCTATGAAATGATGAACAGCGCCAACCAGGCCTGGACCATGTACCCCGGCCTGACACACGGCGCTTACGATTGCCTGCACGAGCACGGCAGCCAGGAACAGAAAGACCTGTACCTACCCAAGCTGACCAGCGGTGAATGGACCGGCACCATGTGCCTGACCGAACCCCATTGCGGTACCGATCTGGGCATGCTGCGCAGCAAGGCAGAGCCACAGGCCGATGGCAGCTACAAGATCACCGGCGCGAAAATCTTCATCAGCTCTGGTGAACACGACATGGCCGAAAACATCATTCACCTGGTGTTGGCCCGCCTGCCCGACGCACCTGTGGGCACCAAGGGAATTTCATTGTTCCTGGTACCCAAGTTCGTTCCCAATGCAGACGGCTCACTGGGTGCACGCAATCCGATTTTCTGCGGTGCCATCGAACACAAGATGGGCATTCACGGCAATGCGACCTGCCAGATGAATCTGGACGGCGCAACTGGCTGGCTGATTGGTCAACCCCACCGCGGTTTGGCGGCCATGTTCGTAATGATGAACGCAGCCCGTTTGGGCGTTGGCATGCAGTCTCTCGGCCTGACAGAAATTGCTTACCAGAATGCAGTTGTTTATGCCAAAGACCGCATTCAAAGCCGTTCATTGACCGGTCCCAAGGCCACTGACAAGCCTGCGGACCCCATCATCGTTCACCCCGATGTGCGCAAAATGCTGTTGACTACCCGTGCTTACGCAGAGGGTGGCCGCGCACTGTGCATGTGGACCGCGCTGGAACTGGACAAGGAACTGAGCCACCCCGATGAGGCAGTGCGCAAGGAAGCTTCTGAAATGGTTGCCCTGGCCACGCCCATCGTGAAAGCGTTCATTACCGACAACGCGTGGGAAGCGACATCGCATTGCATGCAGGTGTACGGTGGTCACGGTTACATTGCAGAATGGGGCATGGAGCAGTATGTTCGCGACAGCCGTATTAACATGATCTACGAAGGCACCAACACCATTCAATCCCTGGACCTGCTGGGTCGCAAGGTATTGGGTGACGGTGGCGCCAAGTTGATGAAGTTTGGCAAGATGGTGCGCGCACTGTGCGAAGCCGAAGCCAACAACCCAGCCATGAAAGAGTTCATTGAGCCCTTGGCAGACCTGGGCGACAAGGTCAGCAAGCTGACCATGGAAATTGGTGGCAAGGCCATGCAGAACCCCGATGAAGTGGGCGCTGCAGCCGTGGATTACCTGCGCGTGGTAGGTCACCTGTTCTACGGCTACTTCTTCGCAAAAGCAGCGAAAATCGCACTGGAAAAACAATCCGGTGGCGACAAGTTCTACACCGCCAAGCTCCACACAGCGCGTTTCTACTTCCAGAAAATGCTGCCCGAAACTGCCATGCTGATTCGCAAGGCACGTGCCGGTTCCAGCAGCTTGATGGAAATGGAAGCCGATCTGTTCTAA
- a CDS encoding TetR/AcrR family transcriptional regulator, with the protein MRKGEQTRAAIVEAALEIASTQGLEGLTIGSIAEKMAMSKSGVFAHFGSREELQIAVLQEYETQFINAVLFPCLKEPRGLPRLRAIFMRWLDRVGKEIDSGCIYISGATEYDDRPGAVRDVLVKMHRDWQKEMHRATTQAIEENHLPANQAHADQLVFEMVGLILAAHQQGRLMGDTLSVKRASAGFNRMIQHYQQTQSETLSQ; encoded by the coding sequence ATGCGCAAAGGTGAACAAACCCGAGCCGCCATTGTTGAGGCGGCGCTAGAAATCGCGTCCACGCAAGGGCTCGAAGGGTTGACCATTGGGTCTATCGCAGAAAAAATGGCCATGAGCAAAAGTGGTGTGTTTGCCCATTTTGGCTCACGTGAAGAACTCCAGATTGCCGTGTTGCAGGAATATGAAACACAGTTCATCAACGCCGTGTTATTCCCTTGCTTGAAAGAACCCCGTGGATTGCCCCGGTTGCGCGCAATTTTCATGCGCTGGCTGGACCGTGTCGGCAAGGAAATCGACAGCGGTTGCATCTACATCTCGGGCGCTACAGAATACGATGACAGGCCAGGTGCCGTTCGGGACGTTCTGGTGAAAATGCACCGGGACTGGCAAAAAGAAATGCACCGCGCCACAACACAGGCCATTGAGGAAAACCATTTACCAGCCAACCAAGCCCATGCGGACCAGCTCGTTTTCGAGATGGTGGGTTTGATTCTGGCCGCCCACCAACAAGGTCGCCTGATGGGCGATACCTTGTCGGTGAAGCGAGCCAGCGCTGGATTTAACCGCATGATTCAGCATTATCAGCAAACCCAGTCAGAAACTCTGAGCCAGTAG